The Coffea arabica cultivar ET-39 chromosome 2c, Coffea Arabica ET-39 HiFi, whole genome shotgun sequence genome includes the window aaaagaagaaattgagaaAATGGTCCTGGAAGCCGAGAAGTTCAAGTTTGAGGATGAGGAGCACAAAAAGAAGGTTAAGGCAAGGAATGCCCTGGAGATCTTTGCCTACAGAATGAGAAAAACTATCAAGCTTGAGAAGATAACCGCTAAGCTGCCTGTGTCTTACAGAAAGAAGGTTGAGAATGCAATTGACCAGGCCATTCAATGGTTGGATAGTCAGCCGCACGCTGAGGCGGTTGAATTTGAGGAGAAGATGAAGGAGCTTGAGCGTATCTGCAAACCTATTAACAAGATGTACAAGGGTGCTGGTAGACCTGACATGGCTTGCGCTATGGACAATAACACTCCTTCAGCTAGGTCTGGTTCTGGTCGTGCTCCTCCAAAAATTGAGACAATTGATTGAGCAAAACCGGCTGCAGTGACTAATGGTACTCTGATTTAGCATTTTGATTTTGTCAAAGAGAAAATCTCTTTCAGCTTTTGGTAGATTATGTGATTACTGATCTAGATAGCAATCTACATATTATGAATGGTGCAAAGAACTGAATGATATAACGGAAGCGACTCATATCTAACTTTGCTTTTTGCCTTTTATGATACACCCATGGTGATGCAATCATGCGGTTTTGCTTGCTTGTTATAACATGAGGGTATCCTGCTGTCTAGCGCCTGCAAAATCATTTCGACCTCTACATCAGCAGGTTTTTAAAGATTACAGAACCCTGTTCAGATCGGTAAAACAAGGTACATATGCCCCTAAAACAAACGAGTAAAAGAGAGGAAATTTTGCTCAAGTCGCAGCAATTAGTCGTTTTCTGTCCTTTAAAGTTTGACCCTCTAATGGGAGCATGTCCTCACTAATATTTTCTGCGTGCATGAGattctaaaattggaaaaaaccTTGGCCCTTTTCCGCATTTTGTTACGATAACTTACCTATAGTATTATCTAATATCTATAGCATTTCATTTTGAGCCGACAATTGCCATATAACTGATTTGGTAGTCATCTAGCTTCTTGTGCGAGAATAATAGCCAAGGAGTGGAATGCGTGTACTGGACAGCGGGAACAGAGAAGGTTAAGGAATTAGACATGCATGAATCCCGTAACATAATCCTTGGGATTTGATTTAGTCATCAACACAATCAAATTTCGACCGGGAAATGCTGAGGATAACTGCGTTAAGTTCTTCCACATTATTTTCACCTCAATTTCAATGATAACGACGGCAGTTTTTAGATCAGATGGCTGGCATTTAACGTTCGACCAAAaacaaatttcaagaaaccAATGGGAAAGAAAATTAATGGCAAAGTATCTCATTTCTCGTTCTTCGACCTGAATTGGAGCATGCTGTAGTTTACCGTGTGAGCGCATGTGATGGAAAACAGTGAAAACGTTGGGCTGCTTGATAcaactttctttttcagctGAGAATTGCCATATACTGATTCACTTATCCTCGTTAACCTGTATTATTGGTGCGtgtcaagttttcacttcattttGATTTACCTTCAATGGTTCTGGATTCTTCTTTATTTTAGTTTGAGCTTTACCACCAACGTAACAGAAGCATACCAATGCAGCCATATCAACCATTTTAACGATATAGCCAAGTTGTAGATTTTCACGGCAACTTCACTAACACCTTGAATATTCAAGTAATCATATACACTTGAATATGCAGGAGAAAGCATTATACAATGGTTCTACTTTTTAGACCCACTCTTAGAGCCGCAAAATAGTTAACCGAGGAAAACATAAAAAGCAAGTTTGATAAAAGGTAAAGAACAGCACACCATAGCCTTTTAAGACTGAGTTCAAGGGTTCAAACCTTGTTTCTCACCACTTGCCACTATATGTGGCTGCCACTTTAAGTGGCTTAAATCCATACAGGTGCGCCCCTTAGTATAGTCTAGAGTAGGAGTAGGTCTAGACGTAATATAGACAAGTTccaattgacaaaaaaataaaataaaaggtaAAGGTGAATCTTTGCTTTCTTTGCTTCCATAGTCCACAGTCTTGTATGCTCACACTTAGTATAACTAACTTCTTGTAAGGTATTAAAAGCAACAATCCATGCCTCACGAGATTGCCCACCGTATCATGACAACATAGGTTGTGTTCATCTCACTATCCTGCGTGGCCTCAAAAATTCCTTTGCTCATAGCCCACTGAAACTTGAAATGTTCTTAAGGGCTTCCTCTTCCATTTGCGCTAGCTGTCGACAAAACGTTTCAATATGGCGGGCCTCTTCTTTGAAGATGATTCTAAATTCCTTCCACACATATTCACGAGAGCCATCGGCCCGCCCCGGACCTAGAACTTTTCCTAGCACATCAAATCCTTTCCGGTCTACAGAGAGCAGATAAGCATCCTTCACGCAGAAGCAGATATTAGCAGTTGAAACCCATTGGTAAAAACATAAAGATTCTCCTTCAGAACAAATTCAACCAAGACTTATTAATGACATCTGGTAATAATGTTGCTTTCttacattatatttttaacaacaCATATAGGAACAGTAAGAACATCTGCCATTCTTAGAGGAAACCAGCAAACATCTTAAAGGCAGTCATATCTATAAGTCACTGTACTCCATGCATCATAGCTTTTTATTCACCAGGAAATAACAAGCTCAAAAATAGGCAAGTTGGACATTGCAACTTCGTTGTTAAAGAGAAGGAAAATAAGAAAAGCAAGACAGAGCGAGAAGACATCGGTTAGATAACATTTAAACCACTGCAAGTAATCCTGCTTTGAACTCAGCATTTTACCACTGACTCTGACTAGACCTGCTTTGCACTTCAACTAAATGTTGAACCGAAAATCAACTAAACAAAAACTTTGGAACCAGTAGTAACTTTCTGATGTTAATACTTTGATGTGGACCAACATTAGAATGCTTGAAGATTTGCAAGCAAGTACTAATTCTGAATATGTAAAGGTTAACAgccatgccaaatgctagaacaAATAATGTTGTAACTACATAATTTACCAGCACTTAAAATTCAGTAACTTTTACCTTTGCATTCTTTTTCAAGTGTGTAATACAGAAGAGTATCAAAGCTCTGCGCCTCATTTCACTTTGGTTAATTCCATCAATAAGGCTTGTAGAAAATGGTgctaaaacaaagaaaacaacatataaaAAACATCACCCAAAAGTAAAATGTACAAACACATCTAAAATTCCAGAAAATGGTGTTGAATTGTTGCTTACATAATGGATCTGGTTTAGATGCTTCAATATCTTCCAAATTAACTTCATGATTGCCTCCATTGCCATCAATATAAGTGCATGAACTGTAAGTGAATAGTTCAATGTAAGTTTGTTTCGCATGCTTTAAGGCcggatttcaaaaattatttctaAATCATGCACCTTATGAATGCTATGACCATATTTCTACCTATTGTTAAAAGTTATCCAATTAGATTCTCCTCTGTTCAATAAATGCAAGGAGAAAAACTCGTCTCTCCCAGAACACTGAGATCATAAGAGGCCTTAAACGAATTAGATATTGGTGTCTAGCCAGTGATTATACTATTGCATCCACATGCATACCTGATACTCACCATTGAAAAAATTGAGAACAAAATCATAAATTTATAATTAGAAGGCAAGGGTAGAAGTTTGTTACTTCAGATTGAACTTATATACAAAATGTTGCTCATTTCCTTCCAGCAACTCCTTAAGGTTATCGCTTCGTGATGTAGAACCAAGGCGAGATGAACTTAATATGCCAGAAACTGAATAGCTTGACTCCTTAATAGTTTTTTGCTCTACTGATATGATTTCTCTGAGGCTCTCTGCAGCCAACTTAATCTGTTGAGAGGACAAGAATAAGCCATCACACAATATCCTAGTCTTCCATTCCATCAAGTAACTAGCCAATCCATTGTAGTAACAGAATTTTCTGAAAATTAATAATTAAGTGGCCAATATCAAGCTAGCATAAGTTTTGACTGTAATTACTAGAAGGGTGATAAAATTCAATTgattaaattacaatatgcaCGCTCAGGTATGAAGAAGTATGCACTCGCACCTTTTCATCTCTGAGAGGAACAATATCACCAGTCAATGCAACCCGAGCTGGTAACTGCATTTGTATAATTCTTAGACTAAGAAAACTCTGCTAAACAGTTGAAGATTACAATGTTATGCAACTACTACTACATACATACAAAAAATTTAGCTTCAATTTGCATGAAGCCCTTATTGGTTAAGTAATCCATTGCATCTGCTTACAATTCTTAGGGAGGGATTCAGGACAAGTCAAGGCAAGAAAGAATGGTTCCAGATATAAGCCAAGAAGCTGGAGCGGGGCAAGTTATCTGCATGAACACAAAACAACTAACTAAAGAACGAACAATCATGAGCACCACCAACCTTCTTTATTGATTTCAACAAGCTTGCAAGTGGACCTGGAAAAGGACTGGCGACAGCAAAAGAACTGCGCTCATCAATCATCGCGTTCTACAAAACAAGAATCTAGATACACTGAGACAAGTAGACATCAACTTCAGATGTAATTGCAAACAAGATTCTGTAGTGCATAAAACAATTCATATGTTGCCCGCAACTAGCGGATCAGAACCAAAGAATGCAGTAAAATTTGTAGGAAGCATGGCACTTTAAAAATGCACAAATAGCAACCAATAATGCAGAATTGAACATATTTTAGTGCAAATTTCAGTAGTTACTAGAGAGAATGTCATAATGGGAAGTCAGAAGACAAAAAGTACATCAAAGTTTGAACATGCAACAAACAGTGTTAATGTCTGCGTTTAAATGGCAATATCAACATATCGCATTGGAAGCACCACATTTCTTAGCAACAAGAATCTCAACAGTGGAGTCATGTCATTCAGAGCTAAGCTTTATGACATAAAGTCAATCCAGATCCGTGCAAGGAATGGTATTCACCAATCACCGTCATGCAATCATTTCTTATCGGCTCAAGGCTTATTTAAGTTCCAATCCATGTCATGTGAAAACCGTAAAACTTCTTTCTTACAAATCTTATTAGAAATGACAAGAAAAACAAGACAAACAAAGACCACGTGAGTGAAATAACTAGAATTAGCACTTAGAGCTTGTACTTTGGCAATGACACTAAATGCTAACGCTAACAGCCATAGAAGAAAATCTGGTGAGCAGTTAAAGAGCATGGATCAGGATACATAAGTAGGCTGACGAAAACAGGAACCTGAAACTAGGTAGTAATGCTAACGTGAACATGGGAAAAGAGATAGAAGAAGCAGCAAGGTCGTACCACATTATGCGAGTCCTTTTCTGGAACCCAAATGTAAGGCTTCCCTTTCTTGACAAAATACTTGACTTTTGAGGTGTATACTTCCCCTTTGCTGagataaaatgagaaaaaaaaaacccacaatAATAAAACCAAAGAGCAACAGCTTTTTTAGCTGAAGAAtccaaatttttaattatacAAGAACAGATAACTCGTTATTATTCATTGCTGTATCGTATTGATTTTCGATACCTCCCTTTAGCGTCAGCTTTTACTGTGTTGAGGTTACCTTGCCAATTTGCTGCCAATATATTCTGTAagcgaaagaagaaaaagatagaAAAGCAGTCAGCTTCAATCGATCCAGCTGCGTCATTTGAACTTAATAACAAAGGACCTTGCTTGTAAGTTTATTTCTGTATCTTAGGACCTTGCATTTTTCGGCAAGTGTTAAGGCCGATGCTTTGCTTCCTTTCATAGTTGTGCGGTGATGCACAGCAGGTGCTCGTCGAAATTACTGGCTTAATTTTGAAAACGGCAAGCCAGAAAACCTGGTACGGTACCTTCACTTGGTTGCCCACCAACCGCTGGGCCTGCTTCGTCTTCGTCGTTTGGGTTTTGGATTTTGAAATTCTACGGCTCTACTCTATATACCCTGCCGCCTGGACTTACTAAAGCTTGGTCCAGACTCCAGAGtccttcccaaaaaaaaaaaaaaaacttgggtCGGTACAAGGTAATAAGGTTAATTCCAATAAACCCCCTCAAAAATACTCTTTTTTCATCTTGCCCCCTTGAGTGTTGAATTGCACCAATTCACCCCTATAACATTATAATATTCCCAATTAGATACAATCGCCTGAAATAACCCAATTTGTAGTTGGTTGGATCATGCATACTTCACCTAATTATGTGAATAGACCGATGTCCCCAAAAAAATTAGTAATTGACATGATTAgaaaaatatgtaaatgaagtgaataattttcttttctttttaagtgGGAGAATAACCTAGTAATAAATGAAGTGACCGGATTATTTACTTGATAACCTAAAACGTTGCATCAGTTGTCCTCTTATCATTTCAACCATTGTGATAATGGTTATGTCAATTATTGATTTTGGCGGCGATAGTTTGATCAATTCGCAGAATCAAGTGAAGTGCAAATTGATAATAATCGGCCACAAATTGAGCTGTTTGGTTCAATTACACCTAATTGGGAATATTGTGCTATTATAGGAGATGGATTGGTACGACTCA containing:
- the LOC113725489 gene encoding uncharacterized protein isoform X1; its protein translation is MKGSKASALTLAEKCKNILAANWQGNLNTVKADAKGSKGEVYTSKVKYFVKKGKPYIWVPEKDSHNVNAMIDERSSFAVASPFPGPLASLLKSIKKLPARVALTGDIVPLRDEKIKLAAESLREIISVEQKTIKESSYSVSGILSSSRLGSTSRSDNLKELLEGNEQHFVYKFNLNSCTYIDGNGGNHEVNLEDIEASKPDPLSPFSTSLIDGINQSEMRRRALILFCITHLKKNAKDAYLLSVDRKGFDVLGKVLGPGRADGSREYVWKEFRIIFKEEARHIETFCRQLAQMEEEALKNISSFSGL
- the LOC113725489 gene encoding uncharacterized protein isoform X2 — translated: MKGSKASALTLAEKCKNILAANWQGNLNTVKADAKGSKGEVYTSKVKYFVKKGKPYIWVPEKDSHNVNAMIDERSSFAVASPFPGPLASLLKSIKKIKLAAESLREIISVEQKTIKESSYSVSGILSSSRLGSTSRSDNLKELLEGNEQHFVYKFNLNSCTYIDGNGGNHEVNLEDIEASKPDPLSPFSTSLIDGINQSEMRRRALILFCITHLKKNAKDAYLLSVDRKGFDVLGKVLGPGRADGSREYVWKEFRIIFKEEARHIETFCRQLAQMEEEALKNISSFSGL